One region of Carya illinoinensis cultivar Pawnee chromosome 8, C.illinoinensisPawnee_v1, whole genome shotgun sequence genomic DNA includes:
- the LOC122317902 gene encoding UPF0481 protein At3g47200-like isoform X3: protein MTPVQRSWRRCAATKSESVCLFGSGAGSQLINCEMEKSTSYGQEIQPKVATTALVTNGNQNHAETHQLDQKVANTLSSGNGNQHIELVISIKEMVESSLDPPLSSNECCIYRIPIDLLKLNEEAYTPQIISIGPFHHGSKRLEPMEKLKLKYFKRFLQRIDFNVEILVNDIKQHEESVRGCYAESIKLSSDAFVKLILVDGCFLIELFYELRFQGAYSVSCENLLNPLLLERIILDLKLLENQLPLFALDILFRLACAPDDDEHPSFTSLAIKAFEVYNDWQFPENREAQQIRHFVDLTKTFFVPSSSQLLSPQESNDLPSAVHLYTASQLYKAGVKFKEHLHGLGLRMEKNMQQE from the exons ATGACTCCAGTACAGAGAAGTTGGAGACGGTGCGCGGCGACCAAAAGCGAAAGCGTTTGTTTGTTTGG GTCCGGAGCTGGAagtcaattaattaattgtgaGATGGAAAAATCAACAAGTTATGGTCaagaaattcaaccaaaagTGGCAACTACTGCCTTAGTCACAAATGGAAATCAAAATCATGCTGAAACTCATCAATTGGATCAGAAAGTTGCAAACACTTTGAGTAGTGGAAATGGAAATCAACATATAGAGTTGGTAATTAGCATCAAAGAAATGGTTGAAAGCAGCTTGGACCCTCCCTTATCATCAAACGAGTGTTGTATCTACAGGATTCCAATTGATCTTCTCAAACTGAATGAAGAAGCCTACACTCCTCAGATTATATCGATAGGGCCTTTCCACCATGGCAGCAAAAGATTAGAACCCATGgaaaagttgaaattgaaatattttaagaGATTCCTGCAGCGGATTGACTTCAATGTGGAGATTTTAGTAAATGATATAAAGCAGCATGAAGAAAGTGTACGTGGTTGTTATGCAGAAAGCATCAAGCTTAGCAGTGACGCTTTCGTGAAACTAATTTTGGTGGATGGTTGCTTTCTTATTGAGCTTTTCTACGAACTAAGGTTCCAAGGAGCATATAGTGTTAGTTGTGAGAACCTGTTAAATCCCTTATTGTTGGAAAGAATTATTTTGGACTTGAAGCTACTTGAAAACCAACTTCCTTTATTTGCTCTTGATATATTATTCAGGCTTGCATGTGCACCGGATGATGATGAGCATCCTTCCTTCACTTCGCTTGCAATTAAGGCTTTTGAGGTCTATAATGATTGGCAATTTCCTGAAAATCGTGAAGCGCAACAAATTAGACACTTTGTTGATTTGACCAAAACATTTTTTGTTCCATCATCAAGCCAACTATTGTCACCACAGGAAAGCAATGATCTTCCTAGTGCTGTTCATTTATATACTGCAAGCCAATTGTACAAGGCTGGAGTGAAGTTTAAG gaACACTTACATGGGCTGGGGCTGAGAATGGAGAAAAACATGCAACAAGAGTGA
- the LOC122317902 gene encoding UPF0481 protein At3g47200-like isoform X1, which yields MTPVQRSWRRCAATKSESVCLFGSGAGSQLINCEMEKSTSYGQEIQPKVATTALVTNGNQNHAETHQLDQKVANTLSSGNGNQHIELVISIKEMVESSLDPPLSSNECCIYRIPIDLLKLNEEAYTPQIISIGPFHHGSKRLEPMEKLKLKYFKRFLQRIDFNVEILVNDIKQHEESVRGCYAESIKLSSDAFVKLILVDGCFLIELFYELRFQGAYSVSCENLLNPLLLERIILDLKLLENQLPLFALDILFRLACAPDDDEHPSFTSLAIKAFEVYNDWQFPENREAQQIRHFVDLTKTFFVPSSSQLLSPQESNDLPSAVHLYTASQLYKAGVKFKVSSSKCLFDLKFTNGTLEIPYIGLDNTTETIYRNVIAFEQCHYPCDSHFTDYIVLLNLLINTPKDVELLIRKGIIMNGLSNNDAVASLFNDLGTNISYDGWECAYRGLFRDLNAFYSNTKHTWKATLKRDYFGTPWKIASTTGVITLLLLTLVQAICSIIQVVKM from the exons ATGACTCCAGTACAGAGAAGTTGGAGACGGTGCGCGGCGACCAAAAGCGAAAGCGTTTGTTTGTTTGG GTCCGGAGCTGGAagtcaattaattaattgtgaGATGGAAAAATCAACAAGTTATGGTCaagaaattcaaccaaaagTGGCAACTACTGCCTTAGTCACAAATGGAAATCAAAATCATGCTGAAACTCATCAATTGGATCAGAAAGTTGCAAACACTTTGAGTAGTGGAAATGGAAATCAACATATAGAGTTGGTAATTAGCATCAAAGAAATGGTTGAAAGCAGCTTGGACCCTCCCTTATCATCAAACGAGTGTTGTATCTACAGGATTCCAATTGATCTTCTCAAACTGAATGAAGAAGCCTACACTCCTCAGATTATATCGATAGGGCCTTTCCACCATGGCAGCAAAAGATTAGAACCCATGgaaaagttgaaattgaaatattttaagaGATTCCTGCAGCGGATTGACTTCAATGTGGAGATTTTAGTAAATGATATAAAGCAGCATGAAGAAAGTGTACGTGGTTGTTATGCAGAAAGCATCAAGCTTAGCAGTGACGCTTTCGTGAAACTAATTTTGGTGGATGGTTGCTTTCTTATTGAGCTTTTCTACGAACTAAGGTTCCAAGGAGCATATAGTGTTAGTTGTGAGAACCTGTTAAATCCCTTATTGTTGGAAAGAATTATTTTGGACTTGAAGCTACTTGAAAACCAACTTCCTTTATTTGCTCTTGATATATTATTCAGGCTTGCATGTGCACCGGATGATGATGAGCATCCTTCCTTCACTTCGCTTGCAATTAAGGCTTTTGAGGTCTATAATGATTGGCAATTTCCTGAAAATCGTGAAGCGCAACAAATTAGACACTTTGTTGATTTGACCAAAACATTTTTTGTTCCATCATCAAGCCAACTATTGTCACCACAGGAAAGCAATGATCTTCCTAGTGCTGTTCATTTATATACTGCAAGCCAATTGTACAAGGCTGGAGTGAAGTTTAAGGTGAGTTCAAGCAAATGTTTATTTGACCTGAAATTCACCAACGGAACATTGGAAATTCCATACATTGGTCTTGATAATACCACAGAGACTATTTATCGAAATGTCATAGCATTTGAGCAATGTCATTATCCATGTGATTCACATTTTACAGACTACATTGTgctattaaatttattaatcaaCACTCCCAAAGACGTGGAATTACTTATTAGAAAAGGAATCATCATGAATGGGCTTAGCAACAACGATGCAGTGGCATCTCTTTTTAATGATCTAGGCACGAATATATCATATGATGGATGGGAATGTGCTTATCGTGGTTTATTTCGAGATTTGAATGCATTCTATAGTAACACTAAGCATACTTGGAAGGCTACCTTGAAACGTGATTATTTCGGCACTCCTTGGAAAATAGCTTCTACTACAGGTGTTATTACCTTATTGCTTCTCACTCTCGTACAAGCCATATGCTCCATCATCCAAGTTGTGAAGATGTGA
- the LOC122317902 gene encoding UPF0481 protein At3g47200-like isoform X2: MEKSTSYGQEIQPKVATTALVTNGNQNHAETHQLDQKVANTLSSGNGNQHIELVISIKEMVESSLDPPLSSNECCIYRIPIDLLKLNEEAYTPQIISIGPFHHGSKRLEPMEKLKLKYFKRFLQRIDFNVEILVNDIKQHEESVRGCYAESIKLSSDAFVKLILVDGCFLIELFYELRFQGAYSVSCENLLNPLLLERIILDLKLLENQLPLFALDILFRLACAPDDDEHPSFTSLAIKAFEVYNDWQFPENREAQQIRHFVDLTKTFFVPSSSQLLSPQESNDLPSAVHLYTASQLYKAGVKFKVSSSKCLFDLKFTNGTLEIPYIGLDNTTETIYRNVIAFEQCHYPCDSHFTDYIVLLNLLINTPKDVELLIRKGIIMNGLSNNDAVASLFNDLGTNISYDGWECAYRGLFRDLNAFYSNTKHTWKATLKRDYFGTPWKIASTTGVITLLLLTLVQAICSIIQVVKM, encoded by the coding sequence ATGGAAAAATCAACAAGTTATGGTCaagaaattcaaccaaaagTGGCAACTACTGCCTTAGTCACAAATGGAAATCAAAATCATGCTGAAACTCATCAATTGGATCAGAAAGTTGCAAACACTTTGAGTAGTGGAAATGGAAATCAACATATAGAGTTGGTAATTAGCATCAAAGAAATGGTTGAAAGCAGCTTGGACCCTCCCTTATCATCAAACGAGTGTTGTATCTACAGGATTCCAATTGATCTTCTCAAACTGAATGAAGAAGCCTACACTCCTCAGATTATATCGATAGGGCCTTTCCACCATGGCAGCAAAAGATTAGAACCCATGgaaaagttgaaattgaaatattttaagaGATTCCTGCAGCGGATTGACTTCAATGTGGAGATTTTAGTAAATGATATAAAGCAGCATGAAGAAAGTGTACGTGGTTGTTATGCAGAAAGCATCAAGCTTAGCAGTGACGCTTTCGTGAAACTAATTTTGGTGGATGGTTGCTTTCTTATTGAGCTTTTCTACGAACTAAGGTTCCAAGGAGCATATAGTGTTAGTTGTGAGAACCTGTTAAATCCCTTATTGTTGGAAAGAATTATTTTGGACTTGAAGCTACTTGAAAACCAACTTCCTTTATTTGCTCTTGATATATTATTCAGGCTTGCATGTGCACCGGATGATGATGAGCATCCTTCCTTCACTTCGCTTGCAATTAAGGCTTTTGAGGTCTATAATGATTGGCAATTTCCTGAAAATCGTGAAGCGCAACAAATTAGACACTTTGTTGATTTGACCAAAACATTTTTTGTTCCATCATCAAGCCAACTATTGTCACCACAGGAAAGCAATGATCTTCCTAGTGCTGTTCATTTATATACTGCAAGCCAATTGTACAAGGCTGGAGTGAAGTTTAAGGTGAGTTCAAGCAAATGTTTATTTGACCTGAAATTCACCAACGGAACATTGGAAATTCCATACATTGGTCTTGATAATACCACAGAGACTATTTATCGAAATGTCATAGCATTTGAGCAATGTCATTATCCATGTGATTCACATTTTACAGACTACATTGTgctattaaatttattaatcaaCACTCCCAAAGACGTGGAATTACTTATTAGAAAAGGAATCATCATGAATGGGCTTAGCAACAACGATGCAGTGGCATCTCTTTTTAATGATCTAGGCACGAATATATCATATGATGGATGGGAATGTGCTTATCGTGGTTTATTTCGAGATTTGAATGCATTCTATAGTAACACTAAGCATACTTGGAAGGCTACCTTGAAACGTGATTATTTCGGCACTCCTTGGAAAATAGCTTCTACTACAGGTGTTATTACCTTATTGCTTCTCACTCTCGTACAAGCCATATGCTCCATCATCCAAGTTGTGAAGATGTGA